Part of the Zygotorulaspora mrakii chromosome 2, complete sequence genome, AAATATAGGGATTGTCAAAAATcatgaatttcaaaagctaATTAGGATAGGAGTGCCAAATAGATTAAGGAGCGAAATATGGGAACTCTGCTGTGGATCGATATATTTAAGGCAGGCACATAGAGGTGAATACGAACGAATTTTGAAGGATAATGAAGGGAAAAGCTCGCAggctgttgaagaaattgaaaaggattTGAAAAGGTCACTCCCGGAGTATTCTGCGTATCAAAAGGAGGAAGGTATTCAGCGACTAAGAAACGTCCTAACAGCGTACTCTTGGAAGAATCCTGATGTTGGGTATTGTCAGGCTATGAACATAGTTGTTGCCGGTTTATTAATATACATGACAGAAGAGCAAGCTTTCTGGTGCCTTTCTAACATCTGTGATATTTACGTCCCGGGATATTATTCAAAGACCATGTATGGTACTTTATTagatcaaaaagttttcgAAGCGTTCgtaaaggaaaaaatgcCTGTTCTGTGGGAGCATATTGTCAAGTATGATATCCAAATGTCTGTTGTTTCTCTTCCATGGTTTTTATCGCTCTTTTTCACCTCCATGCCATTAGAATATGCGTTTAGAATTATGGAcatatttttcctttatgGATCTAAAACTTTATTTCAAGTTTCTTTAGCTATATTAAAGGTAAATGGCGATGATCTTTTAGAGGTTGAAGATGACGGTATGTTCAttgcaattttgaaaaattacttCCATACCTTGAGCGACAGTGCGCATCCAGATTCAAGCGATATTAAATATAGACAGAtaacaaaatttcaagagcttTTAGTGACAGCATTTAAAGAGTTTAATGTTATCACAGAATCGATTGTAGCACAGGAGAGAAATAGATTCcaaaaaagtatttttcaagacattGAAACATTCGTCAAGCGTACTCAATTGAGACACATGCCCAAGACGTTCAATCTTTCTCAAGAACAGTTATCTAATATCTAtgacattttttatcaaagcATTGAAAGTCATAAGATCAGCATGGGGACTGGATCATCTAATATGGagtttgaaatatttattcaattcttgaGTAAATTTTGTGACTGGAGTAAACCTTCAGAAACTGATAATGATCCATCTTTcagaaaacagaaaagagGTTTTCTCAAGAGACTGTTTAAAAAGTGGGATTCTAGTAGAATTGGTGAGCTTACACTATATGATGTAGTCTCTGGTCTAGACAAGCTCATAACGCAAGATCTTTTGGAATCtatcaacttctttttctctctctacgatgaggatgatgataacGAACTACTTCGAGAAGAAGTCTTACAAATTTCTGAGGGTCTGCTGTTTTTGACTGAGCCCTGGAAAACAGGAAGATACGTTGATGAACTGACGAAAAAATCTATAGAAAATGGTATTGCTGAATCTATTGTCAAAGAGAATGGTTCGGCGATAACCGTGGAGCAAATAAGTCTCCCATCCGGTGTTACggttgatgaagaaaaatacaagtCAGAGCAAACTGAACGTTATTTGGAAGCTGCCAGCAACTTCTTGCAAAGATCGTTCGAATACGCAAAGCCTTTAGAGTTGAGTGAGGAAATCAATTTAATAGATCTTTCAGATGACGAAGATACCGACAGTGGCACAAAGCAAAAGAATTATGAGGCTATGATGGCAAACGCAGCTTTGGATCCTACGCATCCAAAAGTCTTAGATCTCGCCACCTTTAGAATGATCATATTGGCGGATGAAACCTATGAGCTGTTTTTCACATCAACTTTCAGAAATTCGATCCATGTAGATGAGCAGGTGGACCCTTCTGAAGGCAAGGAAAAAGCACTAAGAAATATGTTCGATGGTATAATTGCTGACGGTAAAAGGGTTGCAGAGGAAGTCCGTCGTCGTGTAGACTCGGTGGCCACAAAGGGCAGTATTGCCTCCTCTGAGAGTAACTCACAAACACTTAATGGCAGCTCTACGACTAGTGGAACTTCCCACATATCAGCATCCAAGGATGACAGGATGGACGatgttgatgatttcaCCACAGAACATCCAAACGAACAAGAAGAACTTTTGAGTACTTCGTGGATAGAGATGGATAGCGCACCAGACCCTTCCACTAATCAAAACAGGACATTAAGAGCAATATCAGCTGAGACTTCTAGTGACCAAAAGGATCTCATCGAGTTCGAAACGAATTGATATAGACAACATTTACGCAAACTAACCTAAGTAGGCATTTATCATCTTGGAGgcatattgaattttgttCGGCCCGGGTAAACGTTCAAAAGCTCAAATGTAAAATGAAAGTAACTATAGCATCTAAATAGTTAAAAGTATGGATATCTATTCACGATGCAATGGTTAAAATACCCCCCTGAATACAGTAGGTTAGGCTTAAAGCGAAACATGTTGAAAATACCAGTGGGCTCCCAATATTTCACTACCTGTGGAAAGAACTTCTTTTTGAGTAATGGCCTACGGAAACCATTAGTGTCGTCATTATTTGGGCCAAAGATGATGCTGGGCAAGCTGAACCAGTTGAAACTACTGAAAGCAAACTTTACATCAAAGCGGCTTTTCTCCAAGGGAAGTCCGTTTAAATCGAGATGGAGAGATGCTTTCAGAGGAGCAGATTCTAGAAGCCGATACAACAGTTTGAATCGCTTCCAGCAATACCAATATAATGATGGGAATACAATAGGGAAGCTGACTTTTGTTGGGCTTTCCATGATGACTGGAATCTTTATACTGTCTCCATATGTATTCCACTATATTCCACCTTTCACGCATTTCGAGCGAAATCCAACCCATCTTGTGTATGCGATATTAGGGATAAATGCAGGTGTATTTTGTTTGTGGAAATTGCCAAGATCTTGGAGATATTTACAAAGATATATGCTTCTCGAGAAGGACCGCATGTATAGTAAATGGGCATTGATTGGAAGTGCATTTTCTCATCAAGAATTGTGGCATTTAGGTATGAATATGTTGGCTTTGTGGTCTTTTGGGACATCCCTGGCTACCATGCTAGGAGCCtcaaacttcttttccttaTACATGAACAGCGCAATTGCAGGCTCCCTGTTTTCAGTGTGGTATCCGAGAATTGCGCGTATTGCAATGATGAGCCCTAGCTTAGGTGCAAGTGGTGCGTTATTCGGCGTTTTTGGATGTTTTTCATACTTGCTCCCACATGCCAAGATATTGCTATTCGTGTTTCCTATACCAGGAGGAGCATGGGTAGCATTCTTAGGAGCTGCAGCATGGAATGCAGCTGGTTGTGTGTTCAGATGGGGGTCATTTGACTATGCTGCTCATCTAGGGGGCTCTCTAATGGGTGTTCTGTATGGCTACATTATCAGTGAACTTGCAAAGAAACAAAGAGAGAAGAGGTTGCAATCTTTAACAAGATGGTTTTGAAATACTCAGTAAGTATCGTGTATATACAGTTGCTAATATCACGCATGTTAGCTGCGCAAAAAGATAAGCATTCAAAATATGATCAGATAGTGCTGCCTTGCATTCCGCCTTTATTTTAGTCTCTATTTGTAATTAATCCACCTCTTACCACTAAATACCCATCCTTCTTCAGCTTGGCTAATCCTGTACTATCCCATGAATCATCCAATTCACCAGTCTctggattctttttttggctCTCGATCGTTGCGACGAGTTTCTCGTAGGTTAGCGGCACTCCATGCCTTGGCATAATACGGGCATCCTTGgcatcaatatttttgtccTCTAACGGGATACTATGCAGCTTGTTTATGAGCAGCAATTGCTTCCCTAATTTCCCTCGTATCACGTCTATGTCGCTTCCCTCACTTGGCAGTCCTGACAATTTCAGTACCCTCAAGGCAGTCTCTCTGGAGGGCAACGCATCTTTCTCAATAGCAGAAGAGTCCAAGTACTCAGCGACAGACCAAGTCTCCTTTGACATATATTCTTTCACCTGATCAATTGTAGTGAATTTTTTACCCACAACAGGTTTCAAAGAGTAGCGCCGGCAGACCACTCTTATAAATCTTATATATTTGGAGCGATTACAGATATATCGACTTGTGAACATAACTAATATTCACTTCAAAGGCTTACCAAGCTACTAATCACTTTATTTTAACGTATTGTGATCtagtttttgatatctctATCTGATAAGCCTTACACGTCCATAGCGATGTTAGATTTTaatatcgaaaaattttcatttttctgaaaatgcaaaagcgatgagatgagatgagatgagaaTACTACAAATACGTAGTGGAATCTTATTACCATATTCAATTTGACTATATTTCAAGACAGCAGGAGTTCAGCGCAGTTTAGTTGAAAGTGCACCATGAGAATtaagaagaagaataccAGAGGTAACGCCAAGAATTTCATCACCAGGACTCAGGCGGTGAAAAGACTGCAGGTTTCCCTGGCTGATTTTAGAAGACTGTGTATTTTCAAGGGAATCTATCCGAGAGAACCAAGAAATAAGAAGAAGGCTAACAAGGGATCCACCGCACCAACAACATTTTACTATTTTAAGGACATTAAATATTTGATGCATGAGCCTGTATTGGCAAAGTTTAGAGAACACAAGACATTTGCTAAAAAGCTAACTAAGGCATTGGGCAGAGGTCAAGTTTCCGCTGCTAAAAaactggaagaaaataGAAAACCGTATCAGCTGGATCATCTTATCAAAGAACGTTATCCTAGTTTCCCGGATGCATTGAGAGATGTCGATGATGCTTTGAACATGTTGTTTCTCTTTGCAAATTTGCCTGCTACAAGTAAAGTATCTTCTATGCTTACGAGACAAGCGCAAACCATATGCAATCAATGGTTAGCATATGTTGCTAGAGAACGCCTCTTGAGAAAAGTTTTCGTTTCCATTAAAGGTGTTTATTATCAGGCAGACATTAGAGGTGAAGAAGTAAGATGGTTAGTACCATTCAAATTTCCAGAGAATATGCCAAGTGATGTTGACTTTAGAATTATGTTAAcgtttttggaattttaCTCTACTTTTCTGCATTTTGTCATTTATAAGTTGTACACGGATAGTGGATTAGTTTACCCACCAAAGTTagatgttgaaaagagCAAGATTGTAAGTGGTTTAGCTTCATACATTCTGGAAAACGAAGATGATCAAAATTCTCTATCTGTTAATCAGCCAGAATCTTCAACCTCTGATGCCAAGACCTTGGACGCAGCTACATTGATTTCGGCAAAGAAACTTGACGAAGAGCAgaaagatgatgataacGAAGTAATCGATGATGAGCAAGTCGAAACTACAGAACTTGATACCTTTGAAGATAATACTAAAAATAAAGGGGATGAGTTGGAACAACCAAGCAATTTCGGCTCACCCGTAGCAACATTGTTTTCAGGTTTCGTTTTCTATGTGGGCAGAGAAGTTCCTATCGATATTATTGAGTTTTTGATCTTATCTTGCGGTGGATCTGTTATAAGTGAATCTGGTTTAGATCAACTTGACTCCAAAAATGAGATCAATTTATCGAAAATTACGCATCAAATTGTTGACAGGCCagtattgaaaaacaagGTACCCGGTAGGACATACATCCAGCCGCAATGGATCTTTGATTGTTTGAACAATGGTGAGCTTGTACCAGCTAATTTATACTTACCAGGTGAATCCTTGCCTCCACATTTGAGTCCATGGGGTGATAAGTTTGGTTACAATCCTACTGAGAAGGTCGAAGAAAACGATGAAAGTGAGAGTGAAAGTGAAAGTGAAAACGAAATTGAAGCTGAAGAACATGTTGATTCTACAGCTGCAGTTCCCGCAGCCCCTGTCGATGGCGATGACTCTGGAgatgaagatttgaagcGTCAAAAAGAACTAGAATTGGAATCAAGCGGTGTCACATATACCGCAACTAACGATGCTGATGATTCCACGAAATCGAAATCAAAGAGCAAAAAGAGAAAGGGAGTaagtgaagatgacgaGGAGAAGGACTTGAAGATGATTATGATGAGCAATAAGCAACGCAAACTATACAAGAAAATGCAGTACTCAAATGCTAAGAAGGAAGACAAAGTAGAACAactcaagaagaagaagaagcaaattTCCAAGGCAAAGGATAAGTTaaagaaattggaaaataaACAGTAGGAGTTTTGCCTCAGAGTTTCTATAAGtcatcaaaattcattCATATTACACCTCTATGTACACTACAAATctacaataaaaaagattttcaacTATTATATAATATCACCCATATTATTCAATCTTGAATCCATGGCCTTTCTGTCTGGAACTACCAGATCAACATAACCTTGTAGCTCTTTTTGTAATGATAATAACGCAGTCTCCGCTTGATTTATACGTTCAATATCAGTGGATCTGTTCACGTTGACATATGCTTTTATCAGGTAACCACCTTTAGTTATCTGTAAGCTTCTGTCATTTCTTAGATCCCATAATTTTTGTATATCTAATACCATGTCATTCGCCATGTAAAACTTAACGCCAACGGTAATATATCGATACTCAGGGACGTATCCtaactctttcaaaaagcttgaTGTTGATGAATTAGTACCTCCAGTGGTCAGAATTATGGACTCAGAAATTGTCTGCATCGACACTTTCCGACTCTTTCCCGCAGCTGGAATATCAGACATGCTCAATGCCCATGGCTCTGCTTCTGGTTCTGACATTGAACTGGCATCAACATCCATCTTTGAATCGTCCCCTAAAGAGGAAGCTCGTTCATACTTTATATCTTGTACATATTTCTCCAGTGCAGAAGGTTCTATAGGCGCTTCCAGTTGCCCTATTTTCTTTAGAAGCTTATGTGACAAAACAGAATCATCTTCGACAATTAAAAACTGCAGTGGCAGACTTTTGCTCACTTTTATTCTATTCAATTCCGTGAgttgattttttgagttCACTCTTTCAAACTCATATGATTTATTTGTCGTCCACACATTCGTAATATTCGCAAACAGCACTGGTGGTGTTCCCGAGAGAATAGACATCGTGGACAAGAATAAGTCATAAGACTTATCGTCTATTGTACCAAATAAGCTCAATTGATGTACCATGACTACTCGAAGGAGGAAAGATTAACCTGTGTTCACTGATTGTTtgtcttttctctttttcttgtctttTCTTCCGGTGGCTTGACATATAACGTATTAACAATTCTCACTCTTCCTGATATTTCTTACAACATTAACTTACAAAATAAGGTATCGCCCACAGAACAAAAGCAAGAGGCATCATGGCTGTAACAGAAATACCAAAGTCTGTGATACAGAAGCTAATATTTTTCACGGTTGCTATGGTTATCTTTCCGCTATCAACGTTTTTCGTTATGCATAATTACACTAATAACAATATCCTAAGTGGTGGTTTAGCTGCTGGTGCAGCCAATTTGGTGCTAATAGGATACATCGTCGCAGCATTTCTTGAGGATTCTGATTCGAGCCCAAAGAAGGATGGCAAGAAGGAGAAATGAGTGCCTAATGAACCACTTtagatcttcaaaaaagacaaataTGCACTTTTTTAACTTGTCTCGACAAAAGGCTATTTATGTGTATGATTATGTAAAATTTATATTTTATGACTTAACTTTTGTTGGATCAGTTACTCTTCTTTAATGGATTAGTTGATTTTTCCAATGCACCGTAACTAATATCTATACTGCCGACCCAAGATATTGCGATAACCAGAAGTACTATCAAAAAGAGAGAGACTAACAAACACATTATCAAACCTTCAGTCCAAATATCACTCAACTTATCATTATCAACAGGTTTTTTTTCGGTGCCTTTACGCTCTTTAAGACCTGTAGACACGCTTGACCATACCTGTAAGgttgatgattttttcgAATCATTATTTATGTTCAACACAACATCGTCAACGTCGAAAGACATATATTCTTGAGAAACGAACCCAAAAATTGACTCAAGGAATTCGTCCAATTCCACAATATCATATTCAGCATCTTGAAAATCGAACAAAATGACTTGCTTGCCTTCGAGATGCTTGTCATATAGGTGCACTGAGGGTGAAGAGGGCAACTCCAGTATTTCAAAGGTCTCGAATTCAACCATCTTGTTATCGATATGGATCATATGCTGGTTGTTCAATTCGACACTGTCTTGACGATGGAACAGATAAGTCAAAAACGGTAAGCTCTCGTCAAAACGTGAGAACTCTTGTAGTAGAGGGAACTCTTTGAATTGGAATATAACAAGGGGATCCACATCACTCGCACCCTCTACCAAGTCTGAAATACTCTTGACTCCATGTGGATGGCTTTTTGACTTTATAGTAGCATACGTTGTAGAGGCTGTTACTAGCGCTACAAGCTGTAAAAGCACCGCAACGCCAAATAAAAGAGACTTGAGAGACTTGACAACCATAACAAAATATGTTCACGCTGTTACTCCTCGGAGTCCTGATAGTATTCTAGCAACCTTGAATCACCTTGTTGAGATGCGAAGTTACTTCTAGTAGTTCTGATTATAAGCTGCTGCACACTCCCCTTGTGGCTGTAAATCtggaagtgaaaaaaaaaggcagTCGTTCGATGCGATTTCTACTACACTCTGTCAGGCATCTGGATTGAAGCTAAAACAAGCTAAAACAAGCTAATACAAACTACAATAGTAGTCCACATTGCTTGCAGCACCTCTCGTTAACTGCATATGTCTTCTCTCGTCACTAATCAGTTTTTCGTCATTGCAGCAGGCCGCATTCCTTGTGTAGAAGCGAATTGATCACCAGATATGGTGAATAGTATCGAGGGAGTACCTCACCCAGTAGAGTTGTTGATAGCAAACTACCTTGCGCTAATGGTACAATTGTGACAATAAGTATACATATATACAGGTTAGTGGTTTCTCATATCGtgaaacaaaacaaaactAAGCTCAACTCTCATGAAAAAGGTGCACATTTTTGTATCGATGAACTACGCTACTAAAAAGATAAACACAATAAGTGAAACTTGTCATGCCCACAGTGCATGGCTTCATCAATCCACGCTTCTGATTTCATTTAGTGAAGTGGATAGCTGTCATTCGACAACTGATACTATAAAATTACTTCATAGACATAAACGTCTCGCAATTATGATGAGCCGAATACTATGTTAAATCGGACTCTATTCTTGTAAAAATATTCTAAATGCAGTCCCTTAATTTGGCTTCAGTATCCGCTTCAACGTACTATTCTTGTGTACTGCAGTCGGCGGCAGTTTAGTATTTTTTCGTCAAAACGTCTTTCGTTGTTGTCTTTCGTTGTTGTATATTCACATTAAATCGTGAGACTCAATGTGGCAGTCTTAGACTTGCTATCAATGGTTCATAGATGCAGgagttcaaaaaagaagtagaaatttcttcttcgaacTGTCTTTGCGCATGATTTACTGTCGTGAATGCTGTAGCCCCTAAAAACGGTTTCTGATTGTACTTGGGTCTCCGCTCTGACCGTCCACTGTTGCAATAGTCTTAGTCGAGTCATATTTATAATCTGAATAACAGACATTTATATCTCTCAATTCTAAAAATTGTATCAAGATTATATCGAACAAGTCGAGCGCTTCTTTAAAAATCGCTTGACTTTTGGTGGATATGGCGCTTCTTCGACATAGGCCTTGAACAATTTAGAAAGGAGTCTTTCTCGAGGTTCGAAATTTCTCTCTTTGCTCTTCTCCAGGTGTATGGTATGATATCCATCAGGTCATTAGCGCTTAAAAAACCTCCTAAGTATGCTCATACAGCCTGAGAATTCACACTTTCGCTTAATTACTGCCAAGCAAAAACCGAAATGTTGGTGATTATCGTCTTAACGAGCTTGCGCGTATTGTATTATGAATTTTAGTTGATCTTTGTACATTTTTAAGCTAAGTTTGGGCAAAACTCTGACATATCAGGATACAAATCGATTTAGGGCTTATTCAAGAAAGGATGGGCTGTAAAGTGATAGAAACAGATATGGAAACCCTGGCACCTTGCATAATGAGTTATTCGGATGACTTCTATATGATAGTGGGAGCCCTTGGTTGTTGTCAGTCTTGAGAGCCTTCTCATACTTTTCTATGGACTCTATTGATGCAtaaactgttgaaatataaattgatattgtaagatatattaaagagatgacttataagcatcagaaataagacaattggtccgtaaaacaaaataaacgaaatcagatgaagccctaacagaatgtcaatcgatactggaaagatatcggatgataatctatcgcgagacgtttacaattcaggaatctgactacgaaggagtctatggaatgaacacgaaataacagttgtactgtgggttctatgggactagaaatggtgcgatgacgatgaaaattcttcgctcgtcgtcctctcttatggttcaataggtgcgaaatattaggtataaatactgacgtattttccagatattaatccaagttcaattagttttatctcaattcatgatataggaaaccaaggaattatatattgttgaaatataaatcgagattgtaagatatattaaagagatgacttataagaatcagaaagagacaattggtctgtaaaacaaaataaacgaagtcagatgaaaccctaacagaatgtcaatcgataatggaaagatatcggatgataatctatcacgagacgtttacaactcaggagtctgactacgaaggagtctatggcatggaacatgaaataacagttgtactgtggattctatgggactagaaatggtgtgatgacgatgaaaattcttcactcgtcgtcctctcttatggttcaataggtgcgaagtattaggtataaatactgacgtattttccagatgttaatccaagttcaattagtcttatctcaattcatgatatagaaaaccaaggaattatatatctctataattgaatatcatagtatcatcatcaatgtcaaaccaagttactatcgacaacgccgaagaaaacattctttataaatatgGTAGCGCCGCTAAAGTTCCCTTCTCAATGAGTAGAGAAGCGGAGGATTCTTTGTTTACGTCTCgtgagaaatcaaactcTTCGGAAATTAGTAACAATGGCACTGATCCCAACTTGAGTGATTCACAAAGAGACTTTCCTTCGTTGCAACCTTCAATCCCGGCCAGTGTTGATAACAAACAGGAAGGTTCCCCTAAATCAAGCGCATACGATGCGGGTTATCAACACACTGGTTCCACACAAGGTTATACTTACCCTTACCCATGGCCGAGTCCATATCCTCCAATTGCGCCACCAATGGTGCCACCAATGGGGAATGGCATGTTCAACTGGAATATGAATGCTGACGGAATAAAATACATTCCGGCCACTAGCTATGAAACATTCATGTACCAGCAAAAACTGCTGAACGATCAGTTCAAGCAATATCGAAAGTTCTATGACCAGAGATCAGAAGATGATACCACTTCTGAGTCCGCTAAAGAGTCTAACAATGAACAAGTGTTACCAGACTTGGATGAGATCAGTAATCCTTCGGAATTTCCCAGATGGATGAgatcattcaaaagatttctggAAGACAACAAGCTAGGTGATATCATACCTGACAGATTAAATGAATCTGAGAGGGACGCCACGAAGAGCGAAAAGgctttcatcattaattccttcaaaacatATGTGAAGGAAACAGCCTATCCAAAGAGCGTCAAAGACGCAATAAAAAGAGGACACGACCTGTTCCGAATTATCCTATGTCATGTATCCGAAGACAGTAACCTTAGATCCGCTATATGGAGAGAACTAACCACAATAAGTTACGACGGATCTGAAGATTCATATTACTATACTAGTAGAGTGAAAGAGCTTTATAGTCAACTTAAAGCAACAAATTCCAACATCCCAGAAGACATAATTTGTGAATACCtgctcaaaaatttgcacGGTCAATATGCAAAGATTAGGGAGAATCATTACCTGGAATACGACCTGAACACAATCGCAGGC contains:
- the MDR1 gene encoding GTPase-activating protein MDR1 (similar to Saccharomyces cerevisiae MDR1 (YGR100W); ancestral locus Anc_3.444), which encodes MSFFESLRQKAPFLDRIAENFTPAITRDEKFKLEYKLPADENILDDTNADLSFVSAFGKLKELQKVKNTNEQAMAYVYSGKLFLTPHYLLFRDSFDHSSCIMVVNLSAVKRVERATSTAYAFSLLVTLYSGSQIVIQFIGLRYRSEQFCAQMKLRLKDNVPNAKELPEFLASCYSEFLLRKNLLRIKDITVPPAGLGQLYKYPGNPTVAKEKAKLRLWFNYFKEHGANIGIVKNHEFQKLIRIGVPNRLRSEIWELCCGSIYLRQAHRGEYERILKDNEGKSSQAVEEIEKDLKRSLPEYSAYQKEEGIQRLRNVLTAYSWKNPDVGYCQAMNIVVAGLLIYMTEEQAFWCLSNICDIYVPGYYSKTMYGTLLDQKVFEAFVKEKMPVLWEHIVKYDIQMSVVSLPWFLSLFFTSMPLEYAFRIMDIFFLYGSKTLFQVSLAILKVNGDDLLEVEDDGMFIAILKNYFHTLSDSAHPDSSDIKYRQITKFQELLVTAFKEFNVITESIVAQERNRFQKSIFQDIETFVKRTQLRHMPKTFNLSQEQLSNIYDIFYQSIESHKISMGTGSSNMEFEIFIQFLSKFCDWSKPSETDNDPSFRKQKRGFLKRLFKKWDSSRIGELTLYDVVSGLDKLITQDLLESINFFFSLYDEDDDNELLREEVLQISEGLLFLTEPWKTGRYVDELTKKSIENGIAESIVKENGSAITVEQISLPSGVTVDEEKYKSEQTERYLEAASNFLQRSFEYAKPLELSEEINLIDLSDDEDTDSGTKQKNYEAMMANAALDPTHPKVLDLATFRMIILADETYELFFTSTFRNSIHVDEQVDPSEGKEKALRNMFDGIIADGKRVAEEVRRRVDSVATKGSIASSESNSQTLNGSSTTSGTSHISASKDDRMDDVDDFTTEHPNEQEELLSTSWIEMDSAPDPSTNQNRTLRAISAETSSDQKDLIEFETN
- the PCP1 gene encoding rhomboid protease PCP1 (similar to Saccharomyces cerevisiae PCP1 (YGR101W); ancestral locus Anc_3.445); this translates as MQWLKYPPEYSRLGLKRNMLKIPVGSQYFTTCGKNFFLSNGLRKPLVSSLFGPKMMLGKLNQLKLLKANFTSKRLFSKGSPFKSRWRDAFRGADSRSRYNSLNRFQQYQYNDGNTIGKLTFVGLSMMTGIFILSPYVFHYIPPFTHFERNPTHLVYAILGINAGVFCLWKLPRSWRYLQRYMLLEKDRMYSKWALIGSAFSHQELWHLGMNMLALWSFGTSLATMLGASNFFSLYMNSAIAGSLFSVWYPRIARIAMMSPSLGASGALFGVFGCFSYLLPHAKILLFVFPIPGGAWVAFLGAAAWNAAGCVFRWGSFDYAAHLGGSLMGVLYGYIISELAKKQREKRLQSLTRWF
- the GTF1 gene encoding glutamyl-tRNA(Gln) amidotransferase subunit F (similar to Saccharomyces cerevisiae YGR102C; ancestral locus Anc_3.446), giving the protein MFTSRYICNRSKYIRFIRVVCRRYSLKPVVGKKFTTIDQVKEYMSKETWSVAEYLDSSAIEKDALPSRETALRVLKLSGLPSEGSDIDVIRGKLGKQLLLINKLHSIPLEDKNIDAKDARIMPRHGVPLTYEKLVATIESQKKNPETGELDDSWDSTGLAKLKKDGYLVVRGGLITNRD
- the NOP7 gene encoding mRNA-binding ribosome synthesis protein NOP7 (similar to Saccharomyces cerevisiae NOP7 (YGR103W); ancestral locus Anc_3.447); this translates as MRIKKKNTRGNAKNFITRTQAVKRLQVSLADFRRLCIFKGIYPREPRNKKKANKGSTAPTTFYYFKDIKYLMHEPVLAKFREHKTFAKKLTKALGRGQVSAAKKLEENRKPYQLDHLIKERYPSFPDALRDVDDALNMLFLFANLPATSKVSSMLTRQAQTICNQWLAYVARERLLRKVFVSIKGVYYQADIRGEEVRWLVPFKFPENMPSDVDFRIMLTFLEFYSTFLHFVIYKLYTDSGLVYPPKLDVEKSKIVSGLASYILENEDDQNSLSVNQPESSTSDAKTLDAATLISAKKLDEEQKDDDNEVIDDEQVETTELDTFEDNTKNKGDELEQPSNFGSPVATLFSGFVFYVGREVPIDIIEFLILSCGGSVISESGLDQLDSKNEINLSKITHQIVDRPVLKNKVPGRTYIQPQWIFDCLNNGELVPANLYLPGESLPPHLSPWGDKFGYNPTEKVEENDESESESESENEIEAEEHVDSTAAVPAAPVDGDDSGDEDLKRQKELELESSGVTYTATNDADDSTKSKSKSKKRKGVSEDDEEKDLKMIMMSNKQRKLYKKMQYSNAKKEDKVEQLKKKKKQISKAKDKLKKLENKQ
- the SRB5 gene encoding Srb5p (similar to Saccharomyces cerevisiae SRB5 (YGR104C); ancestral locus Anc_3.448), encoding MVHQLSLFGTIDDKSYDLFLSTMSILSGTPPVLFANITNVWTTNKSYEFERVNSKNQLTELNRIKVSKSLPLQFLIVEDDSVLSHKLLKKIGQLEAPIEPSALEKYVQDIKYERASSLGDDSKMDVDASSMSEPEAEPWALSMSDIPAAGKSRKVSMQTISESIILTTGGTNSSTSSFLKELGYVPEYRYITVGVKFYMANDMVLDIQKLWDLRNDRSLQITKGGYLIKAYVNVNRSTDIERINQAETALLSLQKELQGYVDLVVPDRKAMDSRLNNMGDII
- the VMA21 gene encoding Vma21p (similar to Saccharomyces cerevisiae VMA21 (YGR105W); ancestral locus Anc_3.449) gives rise to the protein MAVTEIPKSVIQKLIFFTVAMVIFPLSTFFVMHNYTNNNILSGGLAAGAANLVLIGYIVAAFLEDSDSSPKKDGKKEK
- the VOA1 gene encoding Voa1p (similar to Saccharomyces cerevisiae YGR106C; ancestral locus Anc_3.450), whose amino-acid sequence is MVVKSLKSLLFGVAVLLQLVALVTASTTYATIKSKSHPHGVKSISDLVEGASDVDPLVIFQFKEFPLLQEFSRFDESLPFLTYLFHRQDSVELNNQHMIHIDNKMVEFETFEILELPSSPSVHLYDKHLEGKQVILFDFQDAEYDIVELDEFLESIFGFVSQEYMSFDVDDVVLNINNDSKKSSTLQVWSSVSTGLKERKGTEKKPVDNDKLSDIWTEGLIMCLLVSLFLIVLLVIAISWVGSIDISYGALEKSTNPLKKSN